The following proteins are encoded in a genomic region of Paenibacillus sp. FSL R7-0273:
- a CDS encoding ABC transporter ATP-binding protein — MNQAHTFKVERLVAGYENKTVIQDVSLVLPSSKISVIIGSNGCGKSTLLKTMARLIKPSSGTITIDGKPLAKIASKPLARTVGMLPQSPIVPEGISVADLVGRGRFPHQSLFGSWSKKDYEAVAEAMEIMKITEFANHHIDELSGGQRQRVWIAMALAQQTDILFLDEPTTFLDITYQVEILDLLTDLNRKHGTTIVMVLHDINLSARYADHIFALHSGKLVAEGTPDKVITSTLVKDIFGLDCAVIKDPVAGSPMIVPKGRYHADYVPVP; from the coding sequence ATGAATCAGGCGCATACTTTTAAAGTCGAACGCCTCGTAGCAGGCTATGAGAATAAAACGGTCATCCAGGATGTCAGCCTTGTGCTGCCGAGCAGCAAAATCAGCGTCATTATCGGCTCCAACGGCTGCGGCAAGTCCACGCTCCTGAAGACGATGGCCCGGCTGATCAAGCCCTCCTCCGGCACCATTACGATTGACGGAAAGCCGCTTGCCAAAATCGCCTCTAAGCCCCTGGCCCGCACGGTCGGAATGCTGCCGCAGTCGCCGATTGTTCCGGAGGGAATTTCCGTAGCTGATCTGGTCGGCCGGGGCAGATTTCCGCACCAGTCGCTCTTCGGCAGCTGGAGCAAAAAGGACTATGAGGCCGTTGCCGAAGCGATGGAGATTATGAAGATTACGGAATTCGCCAATCATCATATTGATGAGCTGTCCGGCGGCCAGCGCCAGCGCGTCTGGATCGCCATGGCACTGGCGCAGCAGACCGATATCCTGTTCCTTGATGAACCGACAACGTTCCTCGACATCACCTACCAGGTAGAGATTCTGGACCTGCTGACCGATCTGAACCGCAAGCACGGCACTACCATCGTCATGGTGCTGCATGATATTAACCTGTCGGCCCGGTATGCCGACCATATCTTTGCCCTTCATTCAGGCAAGCTGGTTGCTGAAGGCACACCGGATAAGGTTATTACGAGCACCCTGGTCAAAGACATCTTCGGACTGGACTGCGCGGTAATCAAGGACCCGGTTGCCGGCTCGCCGATGATCGTGCCCAAGGGACGCTATCACGCCGATTATGTGCCTGTTCCTTAG